The Thalassotalea sp. LPB0316 nucleotide sequence CCTATCGCACTTGCTCCGGGTATGGGGTTAAATGCCTTTTTCACCTATACCGTAGTCCTTGATATGGGCTATAGCTGGCAGGTTGCGCTTGGTGGCGTATTCTTTTCTGGTCTCATCTTTATCCTATTAAGTCTTTTTAACATTCGCGAATGGATAATTAACTCAATACCGCAGTCATTGCGCTTTGGTATTGCTGCAGGTATCGGCCTATTTTTGGCGTTTATCGCGTTAAAAAATGCTGGTTTTATCGTTGATAACCCGGCGACACTTGTAACTTTAGGCGACATTACTGCGGTAGAACCTGTGCTCGCGGCTATTGGTCTATTCTTAATTGTTGGCCTGGTAAAGCGCGGTATTAACGGCGCTGTGATGTTGTCAATTTTAGTGATTACTGCAATTGCGATTTTGATTGGTAAGGTGCAATACGACGGTATTGTATCGATGCCACCAAGCTTAGCACCGACATTTATGCAGTTAGATATTAGCGGTGCTTTTGAGGTCGGCATGATCAGCGTTGTCTTTGCTTTTTTATTCGTTGATTTATTCGATACATCGGGCACCCTTATTGCGGTTGCACAACGCGGTAACTTACTCGCTGAAGATGGCACTTTACCAAGGTTAGGAAAAGCATTACTGGCAGATTCAAGTGCAACCGTAGCCGGTTCAATGCTTGGCACCTCAACGACAACAAGTTATGTCGAAAGCACTGCTGGTGTTGCTGCAGGTGGTCGTACAGGATTAACCGCTATTACCGTTGGCGTGCTATTTTTATTGTCTTTATTTTTCTCGCCACTCGCTGGCATCATTCCAGCTTACGCGACTTCAGGCCCTTTATTTTATGTGGCAGTGTTAATGTTAGCTGGCTTAGTTAATATCCATTGGGATGATTTATCAGAAGCCGTCCCCGTAGCGGTTATATGTATAACTATGCCATTAACATTTTCAATCGCTCACGGCATTGCTTTTGGCTTTATATCTTATGTTTTAGTGAGAATTTTTAGTGGTGAGTTTAAATCTCTCAACCTAAGTGTGCTATTTTTAGCAATATTGTTTGTTTTAAAGTTCGCTTTCTTTGGGTAATAGCCATGAAACATTTTACAACAAGTATCATTGCTCTATCCCTGCCACTCGCTTTTATCGGTAATGCAGGCGCACAGACCCTATGGAGTAAAAACAGCTTTAGTTATTTAAAAAACACTTCAGACTTTGAGGTACTAACTAATGACACGGTTAACGTTTTTACTTTCGAACACGCCTCTGGCCACAATTGGGGCGATCTATTTATGTTTGCGGATCGCACCCTTGCAAAAGCTGATAATGACAATGTTGAATTTAAAGGGACATATGGCGAAGTATCACCTCGCCTAAGCTTAAGCTATTTATTGGATCAACCTGTTGCCTTGAGTTTCATTCAAGACACGTTTTTAGCGGCCAATATTGAGCACTCATCAAATACCTTTGGCAGTTTTGATAACGTTTTACTCGGGATAGGAACTAACTTAGCGATTCCACACTTCAAATTTGTCCAAGCTAATGTTTATTATGCGAATAACGACAACACCGACAACGATTACCAGCTGACCATGGTTTGGGGCTATGACTTTCCATCTCTCGATCATAAAATCACTTTTAATGGCTTTTTTGATTGGTCAAGCGCGGCAGATGATCACAAAGCTGAATTTCACTTTAATCCTCAATTATTGGTTGATGTTGGTCATTACTTTGAGAACAGCGACCACGTCCAAGTGGGTATAGAATATTCTTTTTGGCACAATAAATACGGTATCAGTGGTCTCGACAACGAAAGTGTCGTTAGCGCGATGATCAAACTAACACTATAAATAACTATGGTGAGAAATAACTATGGCGCGGTTTGTTCGCCATCGAAGAAGGCTTGATTATGTCTGAGCATATCAGTTAACTCGAGAACATAATCACTGCCCCGCTCTGAATAAGGCAATAAACCCGTTGCGAGGATTTCAGCTTTCAATGGCTGATTAGATGCTCTTAGTTGTTGGCGAATACTGCGAAAAACTCGATAGGCATTATTGGTATTAAGGTTGCGTAAATACGCCTTAACCGACTGCTCTAGCGTATCATAAACGGCCACTTCATGGGTCATACCCTCAGTCCTTGAGCTAGGCACCATACCGCAACCTTCTTTATAGCACCACATGCCAAATAGATTTAGTCCTTCGCGAGCGAACCTCGACGTTCCCCAAGCCGATTCATTGGCTCCTTGAACTAACACAAGTTCAACAGGAACAATATCAACTCTAGACAATAACCTTTGAATTTGTAGCATTGGCGAATCCACGCCTTTAACGCGATATTCTCTCGCTAGCCTATTAAGCCATTGAATTTCTTCTTCTGTTAAAACCTCTTCCAAGCCAAGCTTTTCTTCTAGTTTTATCAGCTGCTTTCTATTCGCTAAAATTTTGCTGTTTTGCTTTACGACAACCGGCCGAAGGTAGTTAAAAAACTTAGCTTTTTTTCGCTTTACACTTTTGTACTTTGCAAAGTTTGGTACTTTGCTGGTAACGGATGCTGGCTCCGTTACCAAGCTGTTAGATGAGTTACTGTCAACCTTAGGTAATTGTGTTGACGCAACCGATTTTTCCGTTTTAGCAGGCACTTGAGTAGTTGGCGTATACGTTTTGGTAAACGGATAAGCTAACATAACGCTGATTGTCGCGACAGCAAGTGCCGTAATGCTAAACTTTTTCATCTACGCGTCAAAGGTTCCTGAGCTATCAGTTGAATTAATAGATGGTGCCGACTCGGCATTTAATGTCATGCCATATATCTCGCGATATAAAACACCTTTCGCGTGAAAATATAATGGCGCTAAATAGCTTAAACAGAAAATAAACAAGGCTAAAGCAAAAAACGTTGCAACACCAGTGACTTGGCTTAATGGAATCATGATCAGCACGAGTGCAAACGCCAACGGGACATAAACAGCAAAGATATTAAACCACTGGAATCTCATTACTTTTACTGACAAGACAATGGCTTGTAGCGGTGACAATTTCTTTTCAACGACAAGCGGTACAATCAAAGAAAAACAAACGGCTAAAAAAATACCTGGGACAATAAATAATTGTAAACCTAAGCCAACTAAAACCGAACTTAATAACGCGGCAATCGCCACCCAACTACCACGTTTTAAAAAGGCAAATACTTGTTTTGATTCTGTTTTTAACCCAACAACTTGGAAAATCCCCATCATTTCAACACCGGCGAGAAACGGCCAAATTATAATGGTGACAGCTAAATTTAAAATCGACAAACGCTGTGGATCTTGATTAACCGCTTCAAGCCCACCAAGTAGCTCAGCAAGCACCATGGTGGCGAAAACCCCGATCAATAATACGATAAGCAAGCCGCCGTTAATTGACGCTCTGTTTCGCAACGTGTTGCGCCATGCTTCCATTAGCACTTGCTTCGGACTGATTTTATATTCCCCTTTCAAGGCTTGTTCAATGTTACCACCGATATGAACAACAGAAACTTTTTCCACTAAAAACACCTTTTAAACGAACTTATTTTGATCATAACAAATAAATTGCCCCAACGATAATAGCTACAAACTACCGATAACTAACTCAATGGCAAGGATAAGTAACACTAAGCCCATGATTCTATCTAACCAATAGCCTTTAGTAATGATCCGATTTCGTATTCTTGGGTGACTCAATATCAGTGATAAAAAACTAAACCAAAGCCCTGTCGCAACCGCCATGTAGATACCATACAGTGCTTTAATTTGTGTCGGTGTTTCAAATGAAATCACCATTGAGAACAAACTAATAAAAAACAAGGTCGCTTTAACGTTAAGTGCGTTGATTAAAAAACCGGTTGAGAATGCTTTAAAGGGGCTCGGCGCAGACTGTTCTAGTTCAGCTTTGACTTGTTGATCTGAATTGATTGCTCGCTCAGGTGGTTTCGCTCGTAAACCGTGCCAAGCAATGTAAAGAAAGTAACTCGCTGCGACATATTTTAAGCCAGTTAATAAACTCGGCGTTTTTGCTATCACTAAACCGATACCAACCAGTGAATATAAAACGTGCACTAAAATCCCAGTACCAATACCTGCACTGGTATATAACGCAGTTTTTCTCCCGTGTTGAATACTTTGCTTCAACACAACGGCAAAGTCTGGTCCTGGGCTTGCTACCGCGAGGAAATGAACCATCGCAATGATCATAAACTCTTGAATATAGTGCTCCACTAGCTATCCTTTTCCGTTACGCCTTTTCCAACTACTAGGTATTGCTCGAAAAACTTAACGCCCTTTGCTCTCGCGAGTTGCATGTTATCCTCAGGAATTTGCTCAGGATTTTTATAAACACTAAGCACTTTAGCCATGCTATCTTCCCTAATAATATGCAACATTGGATATGGCGAACGATTAGTGTAGTTTTCAACATCATTCTCGCTTAAGCCATCAAAGCAATAATCAGGGTGAAAGCTCGCTAATTGGAATTGCCCTTCAAAACCTGCTTCGGCTAGGTATTGCTGAGCTAAATCGACTAGATCTAAGTAGTCCTCAAAGTCAGTAAACCCCTGAGGATATATCATCAATGAGGTTTCAATCTCAGGTGTTAGCACCATTTTATCGCACTGTGTTAGTAGGTGATCAATCGCAGGTGTGATCTTTGTCGCATCATCAAGGCAATAAGCAATGGTATTGTTGAGCCATTCTTTTTTAGCAAACGGACAAAAATTTAGCCCAATAACAATATCGAGCAACCAGTTTTTTGTCGCATTTAAGACGTCATCGCGAGTTTGACAGGTATTTTTAGACATAACCTAAGACTAAGATTTTTGTTGTAATTGCCACATTGAATAGTATCGACCTTGAGCGGCAATAAGTTCGCTGTGACTTCCTTTTTCGACAATTTTACCATCTAACATCACCAAAATGGTATCAGCATCTGTAATGGTTGATAAACGGTGAGCAATCACGATACTGGTTTTATTTTTAGCGACACTGCGAATGGCTTTTAAGATCTCTTGTTCAGCGTGGCTATCAAGCGCACTGGTTGCTTCATCAAAGATCCAGATTTCAGGATTTTTTAACAAGGTTCTAGCGATAGCGACGCGCTGTTTTTCGCCACCAGAAAGTTTTAATCCGCGCTCGCCCACTTGCGTATTCTCACCATCGGGTAACTTAGCAATAAGATCATCAAGATATGCCATACTAATGGCTTTGCGTACTTCGCTATCACTAGCGTGTGGACGGCCATACCGAACATTTTCGAATATAGTGTCGTTAAACAATACGGTATCTTGTGGCACGATACCTATGTGTTTGCGAAGTGAAAGCTGGGTGACATCAGTGATGTTTTGCTCATCAATGGTAATTGTTCCCCCATCAGTATCGTAAAAACGAAATAATAATTTAACGATGGTTGACTTACCGGAGCCACTCTCACCAACGATAGCGACCTTTTGGCCTGCATTAACACTAAAACTCACGCCTTTAAGTACTTGACGATCATGGTGGTAGCCAAAGGTAACGTTGTTAAATTCAATACCACTTTGCGAAATAGTTAAATCTGGTGCCTCTGGTTTATCGGTAATTTGTGGCTTTTTGTCGAGCAAACCAAACATGCCTTCGATATTGGCTAATGATCCCTTAATTTCACGATAGACAAAACCAAGGAAATTAAGCGGCATGAACAGTTGCATCATAAAAGCATTGATCAAGACAAAGTCCCCTAACGTCATTTGCTCATTAGTTACTTGGTAAGCGGCAAGCGCAAGCATTGAGGTCATGGCGATAGCCACTATCGTTGCTTGCCCGCCATTTAAAGCAAATAGTGACAGTCGATTTTGCGTTTTTGCTTTTTCCCATGTCGCAAGCTGCTCATCGTACATTTTCGCTTCGTAGGCTTCATTATTAAAAAATTTAACGGTTTCGTAGTTGAGTAAGCTGTCGATTGCACGCGTGTTAGAAGAAGAATCCGCTTTATTAGCCGCGCGAATAAAACCCGTTCGCCACTCAGTTGCATAAACCGTGTAGCTAATATAAATCGCGATAGATGTTGCGGTAATAGCGGCAAAACCCCAATGATAATTAATTAAAAACACCCCTATCACCATGATTATTTCCAAAAGCGTGGGCACAATATTAAAGACCATAAATCGCATTAAAAATGCAATACCAGAGTTACCGCGATCAATATCACGTGAAATACCGCCCGTTTGACGGTTAAGATGAAAAGCTAACTCCAAGCTATGTAAATGTTCGAAAACTTTTAAACCAATACGGCGAATAGCGCGCTCAGTTACTCGGCCAAACAAAGTGTCGCGAATCTCACCAAACAGGACGACACTTAATCTGGCCAAGCCGTAAGCTGCCACTAAGCCAAATGGCACTAGCATGACTTTGTTTTCAACATTCTTATCTAGGGTATCAACAACGTCTTTTAGGACAAATGGCAAATAGACACTAGCGACTTTCGCTAAGATTAAACAGACAATCGCTAATGAAATCCGCCACTTAAATTCTAGTAAGTAGGGGTAAACTAGCTTTAAAACGTGCCAATTCAGTTTATTGACTTCGTGTTCGGGATAATTAGTTCGGCGCATAGGGTTATTACGTTAGAAGGCTATAACGCGTGAAGGCTGAAAAGTAAAACCTACACCCATTCATAGTCTTAAAGCAAAAATTATAAAAATATATATTAAAAAGAAATACAAGCTCTTACCTTCGAGCCTTCAAGCATTAAAGCCTTCAAGCCTAAGATCTTCTAGCTTTACAGCAAAGCAATAAAAAGACCGCACAAAGCGGCCTTTTACAAAGGATTAAGAGCTAAACAAAGCTAAAATAAACTATTTATTGCCGTCTTCAACGCGACTCTTTAACTTCTGGCCAGGTCTAAAGGTAACCACACGGCGAGCAGAAATTGGAATATCTTCGCCTGTTTTTGGGT carries:
- a CDS encoding NCS2 family permease → MLEQWFQLKAHNTNFKKEVIAGITTFLTMAYIIFINPAMLADAGMDRDAVFVATCLAAAIGCFIMGFVANYPIALAPGMGLNAFFTYTVVLDMGYSWQVALGGVFFSGLIFILLSLFNIREWIINSIPQSLRFGIAAGIGLFLAFIALKNAGFIVDNPATLVTLGDITAVEPVLAAIGLFLIVGLVKRGINGAVMLSILVITAIAILIGKVQYDGIVSMPPSLAPTFMQLDISGAFEVGMISVVFAFLFVDLFDTSGTLIAVAQRGNLLAEDGTLPRLGKALLADSSATVAGSMLGTSTTTSYVESTAGVAAGGRTGLTAITVGVLFLLSLFFSPLAGIIPAYATSGPLFYVAVLMLAGLVNIHWDDLSEAVPVAVICITMPLTFSIAHGIAFGFISYVLVRIFSGEFKSLNLSVLFLAILFVLKFAFFG
- a CDS encoding outer membrane protein OmpK; this encodes MKHFTTSIIALSLPLAFIGNAGAQTLWSKNSFSYLKNTSDFEVLTNDTVNVFTFEHASGHNWGDLFMFADRTLAKADNDNVEFKGTYGEVSPRLSLSYLLDQPVALSFIQDTFLAANIEHSSNTFGSFDNVLLGIGTNLAIPHFKFVQANVYYANNDNTDNDYQLTMVWGYDFPSLDHKITFNGFFDWSSAADDHKAEFHFNPQLLVDVGHYFENSDHVQVGIEYSFWHNKYGISGLDNESVVSAMIKLTL
- a CDS encoding glucosaminidase domain-containing protein; this translates as MKKFSITALAVATISVMLAYPFTKTYTPTTQVPAKTEKSVASTQLPKVDSNSSNSLVTEPASVTSKVPNFAKYKSVKRKKAKFFNYLRPVVVKQNSKILANRKQLIKLEEKLGLEEVLTEEEIQWLNRLAREYRVKGVDSPMLQIQRLLSRVDIVPVELVLVQGANESAWGTSRFAREGLNLFGMWCYKEGCGMVPSSRTEGMTHEVAVYDTLEQSVKAYLRNLNTNNAYRVFRSIRQQLRASNQPLKAEILATGLLPYSERGSDYVLELTDMLRHNQAFFDGEQTAP
- a CDS encoding LysE family translocator; this translates as MIIAMVHFLAVASPGPDFAVVLKQSIQHGRKTALYTSAGIGTGILVHVLYSLVGIGLVIAKTPSLLTGLKYVAASYFLYIAWHGLRAKPPERAINSDQQVKAELEQSAPSPFKAFSTGFLINALNVKATLFFISLFSMVISFETPTQIKALYGIYMAVATGLWFSFLSLILSHPRIRNRIITKGYWLDRIMGLVLLILAIELVIGSL
- a CDS encoding DUF1415 domain-containing protein encodes the protein MSKNTCQTRDDVLNATKNWLLDIVIGLNFCPFAKKEWLNNTIAYCLDDATKITPAIDHLLTQCDKMVLTPEIETSLMIYPQGFTDFEDYLDLVDLAQQYLAEAGFEGQFQLASFHPDYCFDGLSENDVENYTNRSPYPMLHIIREDSMAKVLSVYKNPEQIPEDNMQLARAKGVKFFEQYLVVGKGVTEKDS
- a CDS encoding ABCB family ABC transporter ATP-binding protein/permease; the encoded protein is MRRTNYPEHEVNKLNWHVLKLVYPYLLEFKWRISLAIVCLILAKVASVYLPFVLKDVVDTLDKNVENKVMLVPFGLVAAYGLARLSVVLFGEIRDTLFGRVTERAIRRIGLKVFEHLHSLELAFHLNRQTGGISRDIDRGNSGIAFLMRFMVFNIVPTLLEIIMVIGVFLINYHWGFAAITATSIAIYISYTVYATEWRTGFIRAANKADSSSNTRAIDSLLNYETVKFFNNEAYEAKMYDEQLATWEKAKTQNRLSLFALNGGQATIVAIAMTSMLALAAYQVTNEQMTLGDFVLINAFMMQLFMPLNFLGFVYREIKGSLANIEGMFGLLDKKPQITDKPEAPDLTISQSGIEFNNVTFGYHHDRQVLKGVSFSVNAGQKVAIVGESGSGKSTIVKLLFRFYDTDGGTITIDEQNITDVTQLSLRKHIGIVPQDTVLFNDTIFENVRYGRPHASDSEVRKAISMAYLDDLIAKLPDGENTQVGERGLKLSGGEKQRVAIARTLLKNPEIWIFDEATSALDSHAEQEILKAIRSVAKNKTSIVIAHRLSTITDADTILVMLDGKIVEKGSHSELIAAQGRYYSMWQLQQKS